A region of Rhodohalobacter barkolensis DNA encodes the following proteins:
- the rpsG gene encoding 30S ribosomal protein S7 — MMRRKTAEKREVQPDPIFNDKLVTRFVNSLMRDGKKGVARKILYQAFEIIEEKTGEEPIEVFRTALSNASPVVEVKSRRVGGATYQVPMEVRSERGTALGMRWLIRASRQRNDKSMAIRLSRELIDASKNEGGAVRKKDETHRMAEANKAFAHFRF; from the coding sequence ATTATGCGCAGAAAAACAGCAGAAAAAAGAGAAGTACAACCGGATCCGATATTTAATGATAAGTTAGTCACCCGGTTTGTGAACAGCTTGATGCGTGACGGCAAAAAGGGCGTTGCAAGAAAGATATTATATCAAGCATTTGAAATTATTGAAGAAAAAACCGGTGAAGAGCCAATTGAAGTTTTTAGAACGGCTCTCTCTAATGCATCGCCGGTTGTTGAGGTGAAAAGTCGCCGTGTAGGTGGTGCGACTTACCAGGTGCCAATGGAAGTGCGCTCAGAAAGAGGCACAGCTCTTGGTATGAGATGGTTGATTCGTGCGTCAAGACAGAGAAATGATAAGTCTATGGCGATTCGATTAAGCCGTGAATTAATTGACGCATCAAAGAATGAAGGTGGTGCGGTTCGTAAGAAAGATGAAACACATCGAATGGCAGAAGCGAATAAAGCATTTGCTCATTTCCGATTCTAA
- the rpsL gene encoding 30S ribosomal protein S12 translates to MPTIQQLIRNGRSSKVKKTTSPALQNCPQRRGVCTRVYTTTPKKPNSALRKVARVRLTNGYEVTAYIPGEGHNLQEHSIVLIRGGRVKDLPGVRYHIVRGTLDTAGVDDRKQGRSHYGTKKPKG, encoded by the coding sequence GTGCCTACAATACAACAACTTATTAGAAACGGCAGAAGCAGCAAAGTGAAGAAAACAACCTCACCGGCACTGCAAAACTGTCCACAAAGACGTGGTGTTTGCACCCGTGTTTATACAACAACACCTAAGAAGCCAAACTCAGCTCTGCGTAAGGTAGCAAGAGTTCGGTTAACAAATGGCTATGAAGTTACAGCTTACATCCCTGGTGAAGGCCATAATCTGCAGGAACACAGTATTGTGTTGATTCGCGGCGGACGAGTGAAAGATCTTCCGGGCGTTCGGTATCACATTGTTCGTGGAACGCTGGATACAGCCGGAGTGGATGATCGTAAGCAGGGAAGAAGCCATTACGGAACAAAGAAACCAAAAGGTTAA
- the recG gene encoding ATP-dependent DNA helicase RecG, producing MKLLDLHNLSQKRLAALQSAGIHHPEDLLMFFPRRYIDKSNFKPIGFLSETGEPVSVAGKVQSVNVTGYKNKRRLDVIIRDESGSMKAVYFKGWKYFINRFKKGSWVALYGTVKQYGRYMSMAHPEVDEISGPDDVEKFQSLIPIYPSNKHFSKAYITNQLVTDWVQQILSSTTVPEFLPNQILERHKFPIRDKALHYIHQPENINQSDRALERFKYEEFFLFELSMAKIKNIRISRAEGKILKPGELTKNFFNNQLPFKLTEGQKNSLKDIRVDLQSGKQMNRLIQGDVGAGKTVVAIGSMLMAVDNGMQAALMAPTEILAEQHYHTIKEYLEPLGINHRLITGSQSAPLRRDILSDIAGGTCQIAVGTHAIFQDKVEFNRLGLVVIDEQHRFGVKQRNELLLKGNNPHLLVMSATPIPRSLAMTIYSDLDISIIEGLPGGRKPIKTAVRTDKERPGVYNFLEESIKKGDQAYIVYPLIEESEAMDLKDATMGFEKLKRRFPDFRIGLLHGRLKPEEKDGIMKRFSEGEIDILVSTTVIEVGVDVPNASIMIIEHAERFGLSQLHQLRGRIGRGRKQSYCILMPGQKLSKDGRYRLKMMIDTTDGFKIAEADLKLRGPGDFLGTKQSGLPEFKYGDILEDRITLEQAKNDAWQIVRTDNELSKPEHKSLKKVFEPYFKTKAEFFGIG from the coding sequence TTGAAATTACTAGATCTCCATAATCTTAGCCAAAAAAGGCTCGCTGCGCTACAGTCTGCCGGAATCCATCACCCCGAAGACCTCCTGATGTTTTTCCCACGCAGATATATTGATAAATCCAATTTTAAACCGATTGGATTTTTGAGTGAAACCGGTGAACCTGTTTCTGTAGCTGGTAAAGTTCAATCCGTAAATGTTACCGGCTACAAAAATAAACGGCGGCTTGATGTGATTATTCGTGATGAATCGGGTTCGATGAAAGCTGTCTACTTTAAAGGGTGGAAATATTTTATCAATCGGTTTAAAAAAGGCAGCTGGGTTGCCCTTTATGGTACTGTAAAACAGTATGGCCGATATATGAGCATGGCACATCCCGAAGTGGATGAAATATCCGGGCCAGATGATGTGGAAAAGTTTCAATCCCTGATCCCCATCTATCCGAGTAATAAGCATTTTTCAAAAGCATATATTACCAATCAGCTGGTTACCGATTGGGTACAACAAATTTTATCAAGTACCACTGTACCGGAGTTTCTACCCAATCAAATCCTGGAGCGGCACAAATTTCCTATCAGAGATAAAGCTCTTCACTATATCCATCAACCTGAAAACATCAATCAGTCTGATCGGGCGTTAGAACGCTTTAAATATGAGGAGTTTTTTCTGTTTGAACTGAGTATGGCCAAAATCAAAAACATTCGCATATCAAGAGCAGAAGGTAAAATTTTAAAGCCCGGAGAACTCACTAAAAATTTCTTTAACAATCAGCTTCCGTTTAAGCTGACCGAGGGGCAAAAGAATTCCTTGAAAGATATCCGTGTAGACCTTCAGTCGGGAAAGCAGATGAATCGGCTAATCCAGGGTGATGTTGGCGCCGGAAAAACAGTTGTGGCAATCGGCTCCATGCTTATGGCCGTGGATAACGGTATGCAGGCGGCACTCATGGCCCCAACCGAAATACTTGCCGAGCAGCACTACCACACCATCAAAGAGTATCTGGAGCCTCTGGGTATTAATCACAGGTTGATTACCGGCAGCCAGTCTGCCCCCCTTCGCAGAGATATTTTAAGTGATATTGCCGGCGGAACTTGCCAGATTGCTGTAGGAACACACGCTATTTTTCAGGATAAGGTTGAGTTTAACCGCCTTGGGCTGGTAGTGATCGATGAACAGCACAGATTTGGAGTAAAACAGAGAAATGAGCTGCTTCTGAAGGGAAACAATCCTCACCTGCTTGTGATGTCGGCCACACCCATACCTCGCTCACTGGCTATGACCATCTATAGTGATCTTGATATCTCAATCATTGAGGGCTTACCCGGTGGACGCAAACCGATCAAAACAGCTGTAAGAACAGATAAGGAGCGCCCGGGGGTTTACAATTTTCTCGAAGAAAGCATCAAGAAAGGAGATCAGGCGTACATTGTCTACCCGCTGATTGAAGAGTCTGAAGCGATGGACTTGAAAGATGCCACCATGGGTTTTGAAAAGCTAAAGCGGCGATTTCCCGATTTCCGGATCGGTCTGCTTCACGGAAGGTTGAAACCTGAGGAGAAGGATGGCATCATGAAACGTTTTTCCGAAGGTGAAATAGATATACTCGTCTCCACAACAGTAATTGAAGTGGGAGTAGACGTACCGAATGCATCCATCATGATTATAGAACATGCCGAGCGATTTGGGCTTTCTCAGCTTCACCAGCTTAGGGGACGAATTGGCCGTGGCAGAAAACAGAGTTACTGCATTTTGATGCCCGGACAGAAACTGAGCAAAGACGGACGCTATCGCCTGAAGATGATGATCGACACCACCGACGGATTTAAAATTGCGGAGGCAGACTTAAAACTTCGTGGCCCCGGAGACTTTCTCGGCACGAAGCAGAGTGGACTCCCTGAATTTAAATACGGGGATATTCTGGAAGATCGAATCACATTGGAGCAGGCTAAAAATGATGCGTGGCAAATTGTTCGAACAGACAACGAACTTTCCAAACCTGAACACAAGTCCCTGAAGAAAGTATTCGAGCCCTACTTTAAGACAAAAGCTGAGTTTTTTGGGATTGGGTAG